The following coding sequences lie in one Mercenaria mercenaria strain notata chromosome 5, MADL_Memer_1, whole genome shotgun sequence genomic window:
- the LOC123556785 gene encoding uncharacterized protein LOC123556785 codes for MDYAHTVNRSRQGEMNIMSGVRLAQLSLGKCCNVVFRIWRRDKRVFVVLAVLVTYLLYYLYGTLTMPVRFLFVNENINRQCIIPDLDPFDKSIMQYVWSPDPIHCDPAPDLVYVDESGFVTYNQSAYKFYGHSSYKCSYTPLLRPKNDDYSVQFGEEKVSDIPFQVPHDFYRLRCYTSSGNKLVYDTLQESVYVSNEVKDTKADENGKNSKYSVFMFGIDSTSRLSAIRKLPKTYKYLIEILGAYVFKGYMKVGDNTFPNIVPVLTGKRPGTVDLPNPGGGPFDLQPFPFIWYNFSREHYATFYAEDYPIIATFNTEASGFKSPPTDHYMRPWMLGLRKIGFASEVLKSVLLPLEYKNVNMGKSSSLCYGNKPIFTHLINYYKRFVTQYKEKLKFSFSWLVQICHEFINYLELGDNDFFEFFKFLKENGHLENAFLIFFSDHGSRIDDIRNTFVGRIEERMPLLSIVPPETFAAKHPEAIKNLRDNTDRLTSNFDLHELLNDIVNADFEASVEFKSNTKRGISLFRPIPDTRSCADASIPEHFCACYGSESIAVTNPVVAKATEYAVLYLNNLLKKYKHICAELSLYKIHEARLVSLGLSAKGEEENRWTIYKFFSKPEAEKHKRFLVIFETLPGNAMFEATVDYHVETGMKITDDISRTNKYGNTSSCVPEKPLRRYCYCKFMLKQ; via the exons ATGGATTATGCACACACAGTTAACCG TTCGCGTCAAGGGGAGATGAACATCATGTCTGGGGTTAGACTGGCTCAGCTGTCACTTGGAAAATGCTGCAACGTAGTGTTTAGAATCTGGAGACGAGACAAAAGGGTGTTTGTAGTTTTAGCAGTCTTGGTAACATACCTTTTATATTACCTGTACGGTACTTTGACCATGCCGGTGAGATTTCTATTTGTTAACGAAAATATAAATAGACAGTGTATTATACCAGATCTTGATCCGTTTGACAAATCAATTATGCAGTATGTGTGGAGTCCAGACCCTATTCACTGCGACCCAGCTCCGGATTTAGTTTATGTGGATGAAAGTGGATTTGTGACTTATAATCAGTCGGCGTATAAATTTTATGGACACTCTAGTTATAAATGTAGTTACACACCTCTGCTTAGACCAAAGAATGATGATTATAGTGTACAGTTCGGTGAAGAAAAGGTTAGTGACATTCCTTTCCAAGTTCCCCATGATTTCTACCGGCTACGATGCTACACCTCTTCCGGTAATAAACTAGTTTACGATACATTACAAGAAAGTGTTTATGTTTCGAACGAGGTCAAGGACACAAAAGCAGACGAGAACgggaaaaattcaaaatacagtgtTTTCATGTTTGGTATAGACTCGACTTCGAGATTATCTGCAATTCGCAAATTACCAAAGACGTACAAATACTTAATAGAAATTTTAGGTGCATACGTTTTCAAAGGCTACATGAAAGTAGGCGATAACACATTCCCCAATATAGTGCCAGTTTTAACAGGAAAACGGCCAGGGACTGTTGATCTTCCTAATCCGGGCGGCGGTCCATTTGACCTACAGCCATTTCCATTTATTTGGTATAACTTTTCCCGCGAACACTATGCAACCTTCTATGCCGAAGATTATCCAATTATAGCAACGTTCAACACTGAAGCTTCCGGCTTTAAAAGTCCACCAACGGACCACTACATGAGGCCTTGGATGTTGGGGCTTAGGAAGATAGGATTTGCATCAGAAGTTTTGAAATCGGTCTTACTACCTTTAGAGTATAAAAATGTGAACATGGGAAAGTCGTCGTCTTTGTGCTATGGCAACAAGCCTATTTTTACGCATTTGATTAATTATTACAAACGATTTGTTACTCAGTATAAAGAAAAGTTGAAGTTTTCGTTTTCATGGCTTGTTCAGATATGTCATGAATTTATAAATTACTTGGAACTTGGGGATAATGATTTTTTTGagtttttcaagtttttgaaaGAGAATGGTCATCTAGAAAATGCTTTTCTGATATTCTTCAGTGATCATGGATCACGTATAGACGATATTCGGAACACATTTGTTGGGAGAATAGAAGAAAGGATGCCACTGTTGTCTATAGTACCACCAGAAACGTTTGCAGCTAAACACCCGGAAGCGATCAAAAACCTTCGAGATAATACTGACAGACTTACTTCAAACTTCGATCTTCACGAACTGTTGAATGATATCGTAAACGCTGACTTTGAAGCATCAGTAGAATTCAAGTCAAATACTAAAAGAGGTATAAGTTTATTCCGTCCTATACCAGATACACGCTCATGCGCAGACGCCTCCATTCCTGAGCATTTCTGCGCATGTTACGGGTCGGAAAGCATTGCTGTAACGAATCCGGTGGTAGCTAAAGCTACGGAGTATgctgttttatatttaaacaatttactaaagaaatataaacatatttgtGCAGAATTGTCTTTATATAAAATCCACGAAGCACGTTTAGTATCATTGGGACTGTCTGCAAAAGGCGAGGAAGAAAATCGGTGGACTATTTACAAGTTCTTTTCAAAGCCGGAAGCAGAGAAACATAAACGTTTCTtggttatttttgaaacattGCCAGGTAACGCTATGTTTGAAGCCACTGTGGATTATCATGTAGAAACTGGTATGAAAATTACAGACGACATCAGCAGAACAAACAAGTATGGCAACACATCCAGCTGTGTTCCCGAGAAACCTCTTAGACGCTATTGCTACTGTAAATTTATGCTAAAACAGTGA